Proteins from one Staphylococcus sp. IVB6214 genomic window:
- the rsmG gene encoding 16S rRNA (guanine(527)-N(7))-methyltransferase RsmG, producing MSVEWLAKQLDEHGITLSDKQKQQFETYYDMLVTWNDKINLTSITEKHEVYLKHFYDSITLSFYCDLSEPLHVCDVGAGAGFPSIPLKIVFPHLHVTIVDSLNKRIQFLNQLADALELEGVRFVHDRAETFGKNEDYRASFDIVTARAVARLSVLSELCLPLVKKHGLFMALKSSKGQEELDEARFAIGVLGGRVEDVFGFTLPEEAGERQIIKIQKRSQTPKKYPRKPGTPNKAPLVE from the coding sequence ATGAGTGTAGAATGGTTAGCGAAACAATTAGATGAACATGGTATTACGTTGTCAGACAAACAGAAACAACAATTTGAAACATATTATGATATGCTTGTAACGTGGAATGACAAGATCAATCTGACAAGTATTACAGAGAAACATGAAGTTTATTTGAAACACTTTTATGACTCTATTACACTGAGCTTTTATTGTGACTTGAGTGAGCCATTACACGTCTGTGATGTTGGTGCAGGTGCTGGTTTTCCAAGTATTCCATTGAAAATTGTCTTCCCACATTTACATGTAACCATTGTAGATTCATTGAACAAACGTATTCAGTTTTTAAATCAATTGGCCGATGCGTTAGAATTAGAAGGTGTACGCTTCGTGCATGATCGTGCAGAAACATTTGGTAAAAATGAAGACTACCGGGCGTCTTTTGATATCGTTACAGCACGTGCCGTAGCAAGATTGTCTGTATTGAGTGAACTCTGCTTACCACTTGTTAAAAAGCATGGACTCTTTATGGCATTGAAGTCTTCAAAAGGTCAAGAAGAACTGGATGAAGCACGCTTTGCGATTGGAGTCTTAGGTGGTCGTGTAGAAGACGTATTTGGTTTCACGTTGCCAGAAGAGGCGGGGGAACGTCAGATCATCAAAATTCAGAAGCGCAGTCAGACGCCGAAGAAGTATCCGCGCAAACCAGGTACACCCAATAAAGCGCCACTCGTTGAATAG